The Poecile atricapillus isolate bPoeAtr1 chromosome 35, bPoeAtr1.hap1, whole genome shotgun sequence genomic interval GTGTACGCCGCCGGGAATTCCTGCGCCGCCGGCTCCGGGCCGCTCGGGGCGGCTCAGGAGTACCCCTCGGCTTACGGTGGCACCTATTTGCCCTCTGGCTACTGTACCCAGCCCCCGGCGGCGCTGCCCCCGCCGCATCCCCCCGCCCTGCACAGCTCGGGGCTCCTGCAGCCGGCGCACCCCTCGCCCGCCCTGGTGCCGGGTTACGGCTCCTCGGGCTCCGTGTACAACTACACCGCGGGCAGCTACGCCCCGCAGCCGGGCTACGGGGGCATCCACCCTCCGCACCCCTCGGCAGCCTCCTACCTGCCCTCCGGCATCGCCGCGCCCACCCCcatccccgccccgccgccccccgcccgcccgccgggggtcccgggctaCGGCTACCAGGGGGCTGCGCTGGGCTCGCTGGCCGTGCCGCCCCTGGGCACCGAGGCGGCGGGCACGCTGAAGAGGAAGGCGTTCGACATCGGCGGGGAGGACGAGGGCGAGGGCAGGTACAGGAAATACAGCTACGAGCAGCCAAAGTCCCCGTACCCCCTGTCGGACAACGGTGAGTGCCGGGGGAACGGCTTCGCCGGCACCGGGGACTCCCCGCAGGTGCCCTTCAAAGCCGGGAAGCCACCGGCGGCCGGAAGCGCCGAGGAACACGGCGGAAAGTTCGGCGGGCAGCAGATGAAGGGCATGGCCTCGCCGCCCTACGGCTCCAGGGACGCTGCCCTGCGGCCGGCGGAGCCCTTCGAGAAGTTCAGTCCCCCCCTGGCCAACGGGGAGCGCGCGgccgagccgggacccccctTCCCGCTGCGGCTGCCCCCCAAAGCTCTGGGGTTCACCCCGCTGGAGGAGCAGCCCAAGAACGTCGACccgctggtgctggagctggtgaACACCAAGGTGGTGGAGCGGGGGCCGCCGGTGCAGTGGTCGGACGTCGCCGGGCGGGCGGGCGTCAAGGCGGCCATcgaggaggagctgctgtggcccaTCCTGCGGCCGGGCTCCTACGGCGGCGCCGGCCACCCGCTGCGGACCCTGCTGCTCTTCGGGCCCCGCGGCACCGGCAAGGCGCTGCTGGGCCGCTGCGTCTCCACCCAGCTGGGCTCCACCCTGCTGCGCCTCAGCGGCGCCGCGCTGCTCTCCACCTGGAAGGCCGAAGCCGAGAAGATCCTCCAGACCGTGTTCTTGGTGGCCAGCTGCCGCCAGCCCTCCGTGGTGCTCATCACCGAGGCCGACTCCTTGCTGGCGGCGCGGCCGGGCGAGGACGGCGGCCAGGCGGGCGTCCTCAagtcccagctcctctcctaCCTGGACGACGTGGCCGCCTCGTCCTCCGAGCGCAACGTGGTGGTCATCGGCACCACGGCGCGGCCCGGCAGCATCGACGAGGCGTCGCACCGGCGCTTCGGCACGCGGCTCTACATCCCGCCGCCGGACGGCGAGGCGCGACGCCAGATCCTGCgccaggccctggccaggcagagctgctgcctgagcGAGCGCGAGCTGGCGGCGCTGGCCCAGCGCACCGAGAGCTTCTCCTGCGCCGAGCTGCTGCGGCTGTGCCAGCACGCCGGGGCCGCGCGCCGCGCCCTGCCGGGACCCCCGACATCCTACCAGGACCTGGAGAAAGCTTTGTGCAAGGTGCGCCCGGGCGTGTCCCAAAAGGAGCTGGACTTGTTCCTGGACTGGGATAAGATGTACGGCACCAGGCACTGAGGGCTCGGTGACACCCGCCGGGGTTGGGGACGCCGCTGACGCCGGTGAGGCCGGTGACGCCGGCCCTGCCTTGCTTTCCCTATTTCGGACTCATCCAGGGattttttccaggctgatttttgcttttttttttggggagcCTCGCCCACGACTCAGGATAaactatttattattttcccgACCCTCCGTCCCTGGATCGGCGATGCCGGCGGGGCCGGAGGCGCCCCGGGAGATTTTCCGGCATCGGGATCCGCTCCGGCGTCGGATTCAGGAGCTCCCCCCATCCACCCCAAAGCTTTAgtgttggtttttattttggcttctttttgctttttaattgctttttttttttattattattcccAACAAAAATACCTCGGGTGTCTTTGGAGCCCCTTCTCACCTGATCAGGGAAAGGGGAGACACCCAAAACCAGGGAATTTCAGCCCAAAACCAGGGAATTTCAGCCCAAAACCAGGGAATTTCAGCCCAAACCCAGGGAATTTCAGCCCAAAAAAAGGAGGTCGCACCCCAAACCAGGGGGTCagaccccaaaccaccccaaaaccaaaattttttGGAGTAAAATGCCGTAGATTATTGAATATCCTAGACTcgggtttttatttttgtaagctCTGTAGTGTTCTTTGTtcgtttgtttttttatttctttttaactacTCAGGAAAAGAATTACCTCAGAATAAAActaaagaatgttttttttttaaaaacactttttatcttctcagaaaaggaaaaaaaaaaagatttttttaagagtttttcCCAGCTGGGACAAAGCTGCCTCCTTCATTTAcctccaaaaaaaaagggggtgaagaaaggaagaaaataaaaggaaaaataaacttgaaGCTGTTACAAAGATGAAATTTGAATGTATTTCAGGTGCTTTCCACTTATATTATGccataattttatttgaaattttggtttttttggttatttttttggtttattgtAGCGTTTGGTGGAGTAACGTGTCTTCAGTGGGAAGTTTAGTGCCGTAGGTTGGGAGCTGTCGCTGGCACCGCTTTTTGGAGCAGATTTGgcaaatttcccaaattttccccccaaatcttCCTCCCCAACCCATAAAAAATAATCCCAGCAGGGCTGAACGAGGGGTTTTGCAAagcccccagcccatcccacccctctctgcctcttgtggggtttttccatttaaaaaaaatgttaattttaattatttttagtgctttaaatccctccccccccccagagcagccccccaaaacctcagGGTTTGGTGAGCAGAGAGAACAAATCCctcacagggtttttttttcccattttttccctgttttctccatttttttattacatCCAGGGCATTAACTTTGCCTCCCACCTCCAAAAAGTCGTGCTGGGTTCCTGAAGacttattattaattattaattattattatcctATTTGTACACTCTCTGTAACCATTTCTACCTCATTTTTGCAACGTATTTGTACATGAAAGTATTTAATTCATGTCTTATTGATGTCTGAGAAGCTCTAGGGCTGGGATGGTCTACCTCAagaaatgctgtattttaaaaaaagaggaaaaaaaggaaaaaaaaaatgaaaaaaaaaaggaaaaaaaatgaatattaCACAGTATTAAAGAGATTACCTGAACAAATCCTGGCCTTGGGGTGTTGaggagggggaatttgggaggggacACGGTGACATCTCCAGAGGGTGACAAGGAGGTGACAGAACCTCCAGAACAACCCaaatcctcctcatcctcttcaTCCCCCTGCCGAGGGCGGCTCGGCTCCTCCCCGCAGGCTCcagaggggattttttggggggaaaatttcggttcctgaggggatttttttggggaaaaatcgCGGTTCCAGAGGGAATTTCTGGGAGAGGAAAATCGCGGTTCCAGAGGcgattttttggggaggaagATCGCAGCTCcagaggggatttttgggggaaaatcgcGGTTCCAGAGGGGATTTTAGGGAGGAAAAATCGCGGTTCCAGAGGCGCTTTTTTGGGGAGCAAAATCGCGtttcttagggtttttttttaaaggaaaatcgCGACTCCAgcgggattttttgggagggaAATCACAGtttcttagggtttttttggagggtgAAATCGCGGTTCcagaggggatttttggggagggaaaatCGCGGTTccagaggggattttttttaaggaaaattgcGGTTCCAGagggcttttttggggggaaaatcgcGGTTTTTAGGATGGGAGGAGAGCTCTGGAGGAGCCTCGGGGCTCTGTTGCCATCTCGTGGCTCCTCAGCCCATCCTGGGGAGGGTCCGGGGGACCCGGGGGGAGCCGGGGAGGGTCCGGGGGACCCGGGGAGGGTCTGGAGGGTCCGGGGAGGGTCCGGGGGGACCCGGGGAGGGTCCGGGGGACCCGGGGAGGATCCAGGGAGGGTCCGGGGGGACCCGGGGAGGGTCCGGGGAGGGTCCGGA includes:
- the FIGNL2 gene encoding fidgetin-like protein 2 translates to MHWSPEHAQSLNQWPEQHLDVSSTTSSPAHKPELYPSSRQRFNYAWANDDISALTASNLLKRYAEKYSGVLDAPYERPTLAGYGDGAFGPVNGQKGDGEPWPGGSEGSYPLAPIADGLAKGSVPPAVPAGSGAMGLGGSPVLPNLSEPVYAAGNSCAAGSGPLGAAQEYPSAYGGTYLPSGYCTQPPAALPPPHPPALHSSGLLQPAHPSPALVPGYGSSGSVYNYTAGSYAPQPGYGGIHPPHPSAASYLPSGIAAPTPIPAPPPPARPPGVPGYGYQGAALGSLAVPPLGTEAAGTLKRKAFDIGGEDEGEGRYRKYSYEQPKSPYPLSDNGECRGNGFAGTGDSPQVPFKAGKPPAAGSAEEHGGKFGGQQMKGMASPPYGSRDAALRPAEPFEKFSPPLANGERAAEPGPPFPLRLPPKALGFTPLEEQPKNVDPLVLELVNTKVVERGPPVQWSDVAGRAGVKAAIEEELLWPILRPGSYGGAGHPLRTLLLFGPRGTGKALLGRCVSTQLGSTLLRLSGAALLSTWKAEAEKILQTVFLVASCRQPSVVLITEADSLLAARPGEDGGQAGVLKSQLLSYLDDVAASSSERNVVVIGTTARPGSIDEASHRRFGTRLYIPPPDGEARRQILRQALARQSCCLSERELAALAQRTESFSCAELLRLCQHAGAARRALPGPPTSYQDLEKALCKVRPGVSQKELDLFLDWDKMYGTRH